The following proteins are co-located in the Bacillus pumilus genome:
- a CDS encoding DUF3139 domain-containing protein, which yields MNKKITFSIVGLVALILIGFFSVNYFYDYQAKKIASETENYLINEEDKKKEDIKEVKGIRSKVGDYGILVRVIYKSEPNIHYFYISNNGKIMFEGKEDLSKAKDPVLNKNE from the coding sequence TTGGATTAGTGGCGTTAATTTTAATTGGGTTTTTTTCAGTAAACTATTTCTATGATTATCAAGCCAAGAAAATCGCATCTGAAACTGAAAATTATTTAATCAATGAAGAGGATAAGAAAAAAGAAGATATCAAAGAAGTTAAAGGTATTCGATCTAAGGTTGGAGATTATGGGATTTTGGTAAGAGTCATCTATAAAAGTGAACCTAACATACATTATTTTTACATTTCGAATAACGGCAAAATAATGTTTGAAGGTAAGGAAGATTTAAGTAAAGCTAAAGATCCAGTTCTTAATAAGAATGAATAA
- a CDS encoding YiiX/YebB-like N1pC/P60 family cysteine hydrolase, whose translation MFARVFTIFVVALGCLFTIVLHSAQAVKYSNGQTAKAGDVLISKKSLDNYFVGHAAIVGGDGATAVEVYKGRTTVKSSKLSNWFKKQDRGYNVMRYKDSSVAKGAGNWASYNVGAKYNYKIVSSSALRDWKDLYCSKFVYQAFYFSGGVKLKIIGDQAVMWEYPPTSSWVINPNFMIVMENFTRIK comes from the coding sequence TTGTTTGCGAGAGTTTTCACTATTTTTGTTGTTGCTTTAGGATGTTTGTTTACTATTGTATTGCATTCAGCACAAGCAGTGAAATATAGCAATGGTCAGACTGCTAAAGCTGGGGATGTGTTGATCTCGAAAAAGTCATTGGACAATTACTTTGTTGGACACGCTGCAATAGTTGGGGGCGATGGTGCTACTGCAGTGGAAGTATATAAAGGAAGAACCACTGTAAAAAGCTCTAAGCTTAGTAATTGGTTTAAAAAGCAAGACAGAGGATATAACGTAATGCGTTACAAGGATTCTAGCGTAGCAAAAGGTGCTGGAAATTGGGCGAGTTATAATGTAGGAGCAAAGTATAACTATAAGATTGTGTCTTCTTCTGCTTTAAGAGATTGGAAAGATCTTTATTGCTCCAAATTTGTATATCAAGCGTTCTATTTTAGTGGAGGGGTTAAGCTAAAAATAATAGGTGATCAAGCTGTGATGTGGGAATATCCCCCTACTTCAAGTTGGGTCATCAATCCGAACTTTATGATTGTCATGGAGAACTTTACTCGGATTAAATGA
- a CDS encoding cold-shock protein — protein MEQGTVKWFNAEKGFGFIEREEGDDVFVHFSAIQGDGFKSLDEGQKVTFDVEQGSRGAQAANVQKTA, from the coding sequence ATGGAACAAGGTACAGTAAAATGGTTTAACGCAGAAAAAGGTTTTGGATTTATCGAACGTGAAGAAGGAGACGATGTATTTGTACACTTCTCTGCTATCCAAGGTGACGGATTCAAATCTTTAGACGAAGGTCAAAAAGTAACATTTGACGTTGAGCAAGGTTCTCGTGGAGCTCAAGCTGCTAACGTTCAAAAAACTGCTTAA
- a CDS encoding CarD family transcriptional regulator, producing MFQIGDNIVYPMHGAGIIEAIEEKEFSDEKQQYYVIKMSISHMKVMIPTRKMSGSSIRPVTDVLALKNIIHIFQNGKSDKLLPWKERYKINTNKIKTGDIQEGVEVVRDLMRMKKEKALNASEKKMLDNAYEYLLSELEVIKGITEKQINSFC from the coding sequence ATGTTTCAAATTGGTGATAACATTGTGTATCCAATGCATGGAGCAGGTATAATTGAAGCCATAGAAGAAAAGGAATTCTCTGATGAAAAACAACAGTATTATGTCATTAAAATGTCAATTAGCCATATGAAAGTGATGATTCCAACGAGGAAAATGTCGGGGTCAAGTATAAGACCAGTTACAGATGTACTTGCATTAAAGAACATTATACACATTTTTCAGAATGGAAAATCAGATAAATTATTGCCGTGGAAAGAAAGATATAAAATCAACACGAACAAAATAAAAACGGGCGACATACAAGAAGGCGTTGAAGTTGTACGTGACCTCATGCGAATGAAGAAAGAAAAAGCACTGAATGCAAGCGAAAAGAAAATGCTTGACAATGCTTATGAGTATTTGCTTAGTGAACTTGAAGTTATCAAAGGAATTACTGAAAAACAAATAAACAGTTTCTGTTAA
- a CDS encoding NAD(P)-dependent alcohol dehydrogenase gives MCQTHQSHVLSVSHAKANFERTTIERRALRPHDILIDIQFSGICHSDIHSAFDEWGGGIFPMVPGHEITGVVAAVGDAVTRFKIGDRVGVGCFVDSCGTCEYCQNGDEQYCMKGVIQTYNNLDYDGEPTYGGYSQKIVVTERFVVSIPDQLSLDVASPLLCAGITTYSPLKHWNVGPGKKVAIVGMGGLGHVGIQFARALGAEVTVLSRSLNKKEEALSFGAKDYFATSDPDTFKTLSGQYDVILNTVSANINVDAYLSLLRVDGTLVNVGAPPEPDQFHVFSLITGRRSMAGSLVGGIQETQEMLNFAAAHNIAPQVEVINANQVDEAYERVLKSDVRYRFVIDISTL, from the coding sequence ATGTGTCAGACGCACCAATCACACGTTTTAAGTGTTTCACATGCAAAAGCGAACTTTGAACGGACAACCATTGAACGAAGAGCCCTTCGTCCACATGATATTTTAATTGATATTCAATTTAGCGGGATCTGTCATTCAGATATCCACAGTGCATTCGACGAATGGGGAGGCGGCATTTTCCCAATGGTTCCAGGGCATGAGATCACTGGGGTCGTTGCAGCTGTAGGTGATGCTGTCACGAGGTTTAAAATTGGAGATCGTGTAGGAGTCGGTTGTTTTGTAGATTCCTGCGGCACATGTGAATATTGCCAAAATGGAGATGAACAATATTGCATGAAAGGAGTCATTCAAACCTATAATAACCTTGATTATGATGGAGAACCGACTTATGGCGGCTACAGTCAAAAGATTGTCGTGACAGAACGATTTGTCGTCAGCATTCCTGACCAACTATCCCTTGATGTGGCAAGTCCTCTTCTCTGTGCTGGAATCACAACGTATTCGCCATTAAAGCACTGGAATGTAGGGCCTGGTAAAAAGGTCGCCATTGTCGGGATGGGCGGACTAGGCCATGTGGGAATTCAATTCGCACGCGCACTTGGCGCTGAGGTCACTGTGTTGAGCCGCTCTTTGAATAAAAAAGAAGAGGCACTGTCATTTGGCGCAAAGGACTATTTTGCCACAAGTGATCCTGATACATTTAAAACACTATCCGGTCAATATGATGTCATTCTGAATACGGTCTCTGCTAATATCAACGTGGACGCCTATTTGTCCTTACTTCGTGTGGACGGAACCTTGGTGAACGTTGGTGCACCACCTGAGCCAGATCAATTCCACGTCTTTTCATTAATCACCGGTCGTCGCAGCATGGCCGGATCACTCGTTGGCGGCATTCAGGAGACTCAAGAAATGCTTAATTTCGCAGCTGCTCACAACATTGCGCCACAAGTTGAAGTGATCAACGCAAATCAAGTCGATGAAGCCTACGAACGCGTACTCAAAAGTGATGTCCGTTACCGCTTTGTCATTGATATTTCAACCTTATGA
- a CDS encoding MerR family transcriptional regulator, with protein sequence MKIAQAAKQLELSTATLRYYENIGLIRPIRRDENGIRDYTEEDIQWIEFIKCMRNAGLSIDALREYTALFIEGDDHTLSLRKSILVNERERLLEKHKEMEETIKRLDFKIESYEDIIHSYEKKLVHQLKTSSI encoded by the coding sequence ATGAAAATAGCACAAGCCGCAAAACAGCTGGAATTGTCCACTGCGACGCTCAGGTACTATGAGAACATTGGTTTAATAAGACCAATCAGACGTGATGAGAACGGTATTCGTGATTATACGGAGGAGGATATTCAATGGATTGAATTTATTAAATGTATGAGAAATGCAGGTCTTTCAATCGATGCGCTCAGAGAATATACGGCTTTATTTATTGAGGGAGATGATCATACATTGTCTTTACGGAAAAGCATTTTGGTTAATGAACGAGAAAGACTCTTAGAAAAACATAAGGAAATGGAAGAGACGATTAAACGATTAGATTTCAAAATAGAAAGTTATGAAGATATTATCCACAGTTATGAAAAAAAGCTGGTTCATCAACTCAAAACCAGTTCTATTTAA
- the bglS gene encoding beta-glucanase — MPYRVKRMLLLLVTGLFMSLSTFTAASAQTGGSFYEPFNNYNTGLWQKADGYSNGNMFNCTWRANNVSMTSLGEMRLSLTSPSYNKFDCGENRSVQTYGYGLYEVSMKPAKNVGIVSSFFTYTGPTDGTPWDEIDIEFLGKDTTKVQFNYYTNGVGNHEKIVNLGFDAANAYHTYAFDWQPNSIKWYVDGQLKHTATTQIPQTPGKIMMNLWNGAGVDEWLGSYNGVTPLHAHYNWVRYTKK, encoded by the coding sequence ATGCCTTACCGTGTGAAACGAATGTTGCTGCTTCTTGTCACTGGATTATTTATGAGTTTGTCCACATTTACTGCTGCCTCAGCACAAACCGGTGGATCGTTTTATGAACCTTTTAACAACTATAATACAGGGTTATGGCAAAAAGCCGATGGGTACTCGAATGGAAACATGTTTAACTGTACATGGCGTGCCAATAATGTCTCCATGACGTCATTAGGTGAAATGCGTTTATCGCTCACAAGTCCTTCCTATAACAAGTTTGACTGCGGGGAAAACCGCTCCGTTCAAACATACGGCTATGGGCTTTATGAAGTCAGCATGAAACCAGCAAAAAATGTAGGGATCGTTTCTTCGTTCTTTACTTATACGGGTCCAACTGATGGTACGCCTTGGGATGAGATTGACATCGAATTTCTAGGAAAAGATACCACAAAGGTACAATTCAACTACTATACCAATGGTGTAGGAAATCATGAAAAAATCGTCAACCTTGGTTTTGATGCAGCAAATGCTTATCACACCTATGCATTCGACTGGCAGCCAAACTCAATTAAATGGTATGTCGATGGACAATTAAAACATACCGCCACCACTCAAATTCCTCAAACACCAGGAAAAATTATGATGAACCTGTGGAATGGTGCAGGTGTCGATGAATGGCTCGGCTCCTACAATGGCGTTACACCGCTCCACGCACATTATAACTGGGTGCGTTACACAAAAAAATAA
- a CDS encoding TetR/AcrR family transcriptional regulator, translated as MEKDIGKEIEEVAFSLFQEFGVENVSMHKIAKTAGVGQGTLYRRYANKSDLCLSILGEKFERLIPALHLYLSKISDQPVRDRLRYVLEEIHLIVGHHLDWIRMLTISGNLEQTSKVYDCHYSQSLKKIIRDLLKEAKEKGEANIQDIELTTLCMSSPMTPELMFYIHESGYSIEEIAQFAAERQVLSVFQ; from the coding sequence ATGGAAAAGGATATTGGGAAGGAAATTGAAGAGGTCGCTTTCTCCTTGTTTCAAGAGTTTGGCGTAGAAAATGTCAGCATGCATAAAATTGCGAAAACCGCTGGTGTTGGGCAAGGGACACTTTACCGCCGCTATGCAAATAAAAGTGATTTGTGTCTTTCTATACTTGGAGAGAAGTTTGAACGACTGATCCCTGCTTTGCATCTTTACTTGAGCAAAATAAGTGATCAACCTGTTCGAGATCGTTTACGTTATGTTCTCGAGGAGATCCATCTCATAGTCGGGCACCATTTAGACTGGATTCGGATGCTCACGATTTCTGGAAATTTAGAGCAGACAAGTAAAGTATATGATTGTCATTACAGTCAATCGCTTAAAAAAATCATTCGTGATTTGCTGAAGGAAGCGAAAGAAAAAGGAGAAGCGAACATACAGGATATTGAGCTGACGACATTATGTATGTCCTCTCCAATGACGCCTGAACTCATGTTTTATATTCATGAATCTGGCTATTCAATCGAAGAAATTGCTCAATTCGCTGCAGAAAGACAAGTTTTATCCGTCTTTCAATAG
- a CDS encoding DHA2 family efflux MFS transporter permease subunit produces the protein MNKQQAVASDIRTLPIIISFITAGFIGLFSETALNMALRSLTLDFGIEATTAQWLTTGYLLTLGILVPISGLILQWFTTRQLFITSLIFSIIGTFIAAVAPVFSILMVARVVQAVGTALLLPLMFNTILVIIPPHKRGRSMGIIGLVIMFAPAVGPTVSGLILKSLTWHWIFWISLPLLIAALVFGYIFMQNITEPTRPKIDILSIVLSTIGFGGIVYGFSSAGEGGGWSSMHVIVAIVVGVISILVFSLRQLNMKEPMLNLSPFKYPMFVIGLLLILVCMMVMLSAMMILPLYLQTSLALSTFTAGLMLLPGGIINGLLSPIMGGLFDKFGPKWLVIPGLVIVAATMFGFTNLSVNTSIGYIVTLHITLMVGIAMIMMPAQTNGLNQLPPELYPHGTAIMNTLQQVSGAIGTAVGISILSSGARSFMKNVADPANPVNQLLAFTNGVQHAFIFAVIMTVVGLVIAFFIKRVKVEQQVS, from the coding sequence ATGAACAAACAGCAAGCAGTAGCTTCTGATATTAGAACGCTGCCCATTATTATCTCATTTATTACAGCTGGATTTATTGGTCTGTTCAGTGAAACGGCACTAAACATGGCACTGAGAAGTTTAACGTTAGACTTTGGAATTGAAGCGACGACCGCTCAGTGGCTGACAACAGGATATTTATTAACACTGGGTATTCTCGTACCGATTTCAGGACTAATTCTTCAATGGTTTACAACAAGACAGCTTTTCATTACTTCGTTGATATTTTCAATCATCGGAACATTTATTGCTGCGGTTGCGCCAGTCTTTAGTATTTTAATGGTTGCACGTGTCGTGCAGGCAGTTGGAACCGCATTGCTTCTTCCATTGATGTTTAATACGATATTGGTGATCATTCCCCCTCATAAACGAGGCAGATCCATGGGGATTATTGGCCTTGTGATCATGTTTGCACCAGCAGTCGGTCCAACGGTCTCCGGTCTTATTCTTAAATCGTTGACATGGCATTGGATTTTTTGGATTTCGCTTCCATTATTAATAGCTGCACTGGTATTTGGTTATATCTTTATGCAAAATATTACGGAACCAACTAGACCGAAAATCGACATTCTATCGATCGTGCTTTCAACTATTGGTTTCGGTGGAATTGTGTATGGCTTTAGTAGTGCCGGTGAAGGCGGCGGCTGGAGCAGCATGCATGTCATCGTGGCGATTGTTGTAGGTGTGATTAGTATTCTTGTGTTCTCCCTCAGACAGCTGAATATGAAAGAGCCGATGCTGAATTTAAGCCCATTTAAATATCCGATGTTTGTCATTGGGTTACTTCTGATCTTAGTGTGTATGATGGTGATGCTTTCTGCTATGATGATTTTGCCATTATATCTGCAAACATCCTTGGCCCTTTCAACATTTACAGCTGGTTTAATGCTGTTACCAGGTGGAATTATCAACGGACTCCTATCTCCAATCATGGGTGGTCTATTTGATAAGTTTGGACCGAAATGGCTTGTGATCCCAGGTCTTGTCATTGTCGCAGCGACGATGTTTGGCTTCACGAATTTAAGTGTGAATACATCGATTGGATATATTGTGACCCTTCATATTACGTTAATGGTAGGAATCGCTATGATCATGATGCCTGCACAAACAAACGGATTAAATCAGCTTCCACCAGAGCTTTACCCGCATGGCACAGCGATTATGAATACATTGCAGCAGGTGTCAGGAGCAATTGGTACTGCGGTCGGTATCTCTATCCTTTCATCAGGTGCCCGCAGCTTTATGAAAAATGTCGCTGATCCCGCAAATCCGGTGAATCAGCTGCTAGCCTTTACAAATGGCGTACAGCATGCATTTATCTTTGCTGTCATCATGACCGTCGTTGGCTTGGTCATCGCTTTCTTCATTAAACGAGTAAAGGTAGAACAGCAAGTATCTTAA
- a CDS encoding alpha/beta hydrolase → MNLEEQIKIAASLRQPTEGSLPSQSELKPVHPPEVNKMEYDIPTCAGETKVWVFKPVNTAKQPLSVFVNLHGGGFILGSAEMDNHWCPVIADRAQCIVVNVEYQLAPENPFPAALHECYDVVKWLYEHPDELQIDPNTLAIGGHSAGGNLATAVCLLNIQKGNKLPIVYQVLDYPPLDLATDPEQKPAFEEAIPAEMAKLFNTFYVQEEDARNPLISPVFADRSSLAQMPPALVITAEKDSLAEEAKQYADKLKEAGVDVTYQQFKGVPHAFTHAGGLEIAEQAWHLMSDQLKKAFE, encoded by the coding sequence ATGAACTTAGAAGAACAAATTAAAATCGCTGCGTCTTTACGTCAACCAACTGAAGGTTCATTACCGAGTCAATCGGAGCTGAAACCAGTCCATCCTCCTGAAGTGAACAAAATGGAATATGACATCCCAACATGTGCTGGCGAAACAAAGGTGTGGGTATTCAAACCTGTGAACACAGCGAAACAGCCGCTTTCTGTTTTTGTGAACTTACATGGCGGCGGATTTATTCTAGGCAGTGCTGAAATGGATAACCACTGGTGTCCTGTCATAGCAGACCGAGCACAATGTATCGTCGTCAATGTTGAGTATCAGCTTGCACCCGAAAATCCTTTCCCAGCCGCTCTTCATGAATGCTATGATGTGGTGAAATGGCTGTATGAACATCCTGATGAGCTTCAAATAGATCCCAATACATTAGCCATTGGCGGACATAGTGCAGGAGGGAACCTGGCAACAGCTGTTTGTCTGCTGAATATCCAAAAAGGGAACAAACTCCCAATTGTCTATCAAGTGCTTGATTATCCGCCGCTTGATTTAGCCACTGATCCAGAGCAAAAGCCAGCATTTGAAGAGGCGATTCCAGCTGAAATGGCGAAGCTCTTTAATACATTCTATGTACAAGAAGAAGATGCGCGCAATCCGCTCATTTCTCCTGTCTTTGCAGATAGATCATCCTTAGCACAAATGCCGCCGGCTCTTGTCATCACAGCTGAGAAGGATTCGTTAGCTGAAGAAGCCAAACAATATGCTGACAAGTTAAAAGAAGCGGGGGTAGATGTCACGTATCAGCAATTTAAAGGAGTTCCTCACGCCTTCACACATGCAGGGGGTTTAGAAATTGCTGAACAGGCTTGGCATCTGATGAGTGATCAATTAAAGAAGGCGTTTGAATAA
- a CDS encoding MmcQ/YjbR family DNA-binding protein, which translates to MEKEKLQVFCLSLSGATHDYQPEWQADRYHIGGKMFAMMGGDANRKPVITLKCDPQRAEELREAHEGIIPGYYMNKSHWNSIYLDADIPSTFVEELIEHSYQLVFHKLTKKSQHDILQHDE; encoded by the coding sequence ATGGAAAAAGAGAAACTACAGGTATTTTGTCTTTCTTTAAGTGGTGCAACCCATGATTATCAGCCGGAGTGGCAGGCAGATCGTTATCATATTGGTGGAAAGATGTTTGCTATGATGGGCGGAGATGCGAATCGAAAACCTGTCATCACTTTAAAATGTGACCCTCAACGTGCTGAAGAACTAAGAGAGGCGCATGAGGGGATTATTCCGGGCTATTATATGAATAAGTCTCATTGGAATTCGATTTACCTTGATGCGGACATTCCATCTACATTTGTAGAGGAGTTAATCGAACATTCCTACCAATTGGTTTTTCACAAATTAACAAAAAAATCTCAACATGACATCCTCCAACATGATGAATGA
- a CDS encoding SDR family NAD(P)-dependent oxidoreductase, whose translation MSYTVITGASSGIGYEAALAFAARGKNLILAARRLEKLQELKKEILDQYPDIKVNIQSVDLIDMEQVYSFYESLAEYELDTFINNAGFGHFGSIGEQDVRKIGDMLHLNIEALTILSTLFVRDYEQVEGAQLINISSRAGYTVVSNAVTYSATKFYVSAFTEGLALELKEKGAKLQAKILAPSATESEFAKRSLDVDQFEYEGNIKKYHTSKEMAACLLELYDHEKTVGIVDGKTFDFEFKDPIFSHAGPSMK comes from the coding sequence ATGAGCTATACAGTCATTACAGGAGCAAGTTCAGGTATTGGGTATGAGGCGGCGCTAGCCTTTGCAGCACGAGGCAAAAACCTTATTTTAGCTGCACGCCGGCTCGAGAAACTCCAAGAACTGAAGAAAGAGATTCTTGATCAATATCCCGATATCAAAGTAAACATACAGTCTGTCGATTTAATCGACATGGAGCAAGTGTATTCATTTTATGAATCATTGGCTGAATATGAGCTTGACACATTCATTAATAATGCAGGGTTCGGCCATTTTGGTTCAATAGGAGAACAGGATGTAAGAAAAATTGGAGATATGCTTCATCTGAATATCGAAGCCTTAACGATTTTATCCACTTTATTTGTTCGTGATTATGAGCAAGTAGAAGGGGCGCAGCTGATCAACATTTCTTCAAGAGCGGGCTATACAGTCGTCAGCAATGCCGTCACCTATTCGGCCACAAAGTTTTACGTGAGCGCCTTTACAGAAGGACTGGCACTAGAGTTGAAAGAAAAAGGGGCTAAGTTACAGGCGAAAATATTAGCACCTTCCGCGACGGAATCAGAATTTGCAAAGCGTTCATTAGATGTAGACCAATTTGAATATGAAGGCAATATCAAGAAATATCATACATCAAAAGAAATGGCAGCTTGTCTGCTCGAGCTTTATGATCATGAAAAAACAGTCGGTATTGTTGACGGCAAGACATTTGATTTTGAATTCAAAGATCCGATTTTTTCACATGCTGGTCCAAGTATGAAATAG
- a CDS encoding MerR family transcriptional regulator: protein MTYVTSGEVCKLLNITKYTLRHYIEQDLVRPAKVAQNGYQLFNEKEIYTLYQILFLKKGGLLFKRYKRDLFE from the coding sequence GTGACGTATGTAACAAGTGGAGAAGTATGTAAGCTATTAAACATCACAAAGTATACGCTTCGTCATTATATAGAACAGGATCTCGTACGCCCTGCGAAGGTCGCTCAAAATGGATACCAATTATTTAATGAAAAAGAGATTTACACCCTTTATCAAATCCTCTTCTTAAAAAAGGGCGGGCTTCTCTTTAAAAGATATAAGCGAGACCTTTTCGAATGA
- a CDS encoding alpha/beta hydrolase family protein — translation MKKRIWLIIATAAFIFIAAFVFYENSFAMNEKEVVMETENGALSGIVTTPKKAPIKGVVLFVHGDGPQNATYDGGYRPLMERFAKQGYASISWNKPGVGQSEGNWLHQSMEDRAKEVDNVIKWAKKEPDLQSKQIILWGASQAGWVIPKVMADRTDITASVLVGPAVNWMRQGRYYTLQTLKEADASKEQIQKTLKKEDEQNKLLVEGAAFRTYQKKTDVQEMTKDRFEFIQKNMKADATSDIKRIQTPTYLVLAQNDRNVDSAETKRIYEKEVAPKWLHVQTIRGVEHSMLNPLIHHSNTLITLAAIAAPKDFLLSQAYLDHCENILEQLKKPLH, via the coding sequence ATGAAAAAAAGGATTTGGCTGATCATCGCTACAGCGGCATTCATTTTTATTGCAGCATTTGTATTTTATGAAAACAGCTTTGCTATGAATGAAAAGGAAGTCGTCATGGAGACAGAAAATGGGGCATTATCAGGTATCGTGACCACGCCTAAGAAAGCGCCAATCAAAGGAGTTGTGCTTTTTGTACACGGGGATGGTCCACAAAATGCCACATATGACGGAGGATACAGACCCTTAATGGAACGCTTTGCAAAGCAAGGCTATGCGTCTATCTCCTGGAATAAGCCCGGGGTGGGTCAATCAGAAGGAAACTGGCTCCATCAATCCATGGAGGATCGTGCAAAAGAAGTAGACAATGTGATCAAATGGGCGAAAAAAGAGCCTGATCTTCAATCAAAACAAATCATCTTATGGGGAGCAAGCCAAGCGGGCTGGGTGATCCCAAAAGTAATGGCAGATCGAACAGATATCACAGCCTCCGTCCTTGTCGGACCTGCTGTCAATTGGATGAGACAGGGAAGGTACTATACACTTCAAACATTAAAAGAAGCGGATGCATCTAAAGAACAAATTCAAAAAACACTCAAAAAAGAAGATGAGCAAAACAAATTATTAGTAGAAGGTGCAGCATTTCGCACATATCAAAAGAAAACGGACGTTCAAGAGATGACAAAAGATCGATTTGAATTCATTCAAAAGAACATGAAAGCCGATGCCACATCAGATATCAAGCGCATCCAAACACCGACCTATTTGGTTTTGGCGCAGAATGATCGAAATGTAGATTCTGCTGAAACAAAAAGGATCTACGAAAAAGAAGTAGCACCTAAATGGTTGCATGTTCAAACAATTAGAGGCGTAGAGCATTCAATGCTGAATCCGCTCATTCATCATTCAAATACCCTGATCACATTAGCAGCGATCGCCGCACCGAAAGACTTCCTGCTTAGCCAAGCGTACTTGGATCACTGTGAAAACATACTAGAGCAGCTAAAAAAACCTTTGCATTAG
- a CDS encoding type II asparaginase: MNVTKWLGAVLLSFSLLMTAACANSNTQENNQSKQESTTNETKDKTTAVETGNKSLSNIKVLATGGTIAGASDSDTDTTGYKSGSLGIDKVIASVPQLKDIANVTGEQVANVGSENVNNALLLKLAKRVNQLLNDDQVDGIVVTHGTDTLEETAYFLHLVVKSDKPVVVVGSMRPASAISADGPLNLYHAVKVASTKEAKGKGVMVTLNDRIASARFITKTNTTTTDSFKSLEQGYIGEIAGEVVSFYNESTRKHTTESEFDVSKIKELPQVDILYGYQNDQKYVYDAAVKAGAKGIVVAAPGNGTMSTEAIKGATDAVKKDVVIVRSSRAGNGIVTHEKMDDEHHFVSSDSLNPSKARILLMLALTETKNPDKVQTYYDQY; the protein is encoded by the coding sequence ATGAACGTCACAAAATGGTTAGGTGCTGTCCTTCTTTCCTTTTCATTACTAATGACAGCAGCTTGTGCAAACTCGAACACTCAAGAGAATAATCAAAGCAAACAAGAAAGCACAACCAATGAAACAAAGGACAAAACGACGGCTGTTGAGACAGGGAACAAGTCGTTATCTAATATTAAGGTACTGGCGACAGGTGGGACCATTGCAGGTGCTTCAGATAGTGATACAGATACAACAGGATATAAATCCGGTTCACTTGGCATCGATAAAGTGATTGCCTCCGTTCCTCAGCTGAAGGATATTGCAAACGTCACGGGTGAGCAGGTAGCGAATGTTGGCAGTGAAAATGTCAATAACGCTCTGCTTTTAAAATTAGCCAAAAGAGTCAATCAACTCTTAAATGATGATCAAGTAGACGGCATAGTGGTTACACATGGAACAGATACACTTGAAGAGACTGCTTATTTTTTACATTTGGTTGTGAAAAGTGATAAGCCCGTTGTGGTTGTCGGCTCAATGAGGCCAGCATCAGCAATTAGTGCAGATGGGCCGCTTAACTTGTATCATGCTGTCAAAGTTGCATCCACAAAAGAAGCAAAGGGCAAAGGTGTGATGGTCACATTAAATGACCGAATTGCATCGGCTCGATTTATTACAAAGACGAACACCACCACTACAGATTCCTTCAAGTCACTTGAGCAAGGCTACATTGGAGAAATTGCTGGTGAAGTGGTCTCTTTTTATAACGAATCGACAAGAAAACATACGACTGAAAGCGAATTTGATGTATCAAAAATAAAAGAATTGCCACAAGTTGATATCTTATATGGCTATCAAAATGATCAAAAATATGTGTATGATGCAGCAGTAAAAGCAGGGGCGAAAGGCATTGTTGTGGCCGCACCCGGAAATGGCACGATGTCCACTGAAGCGATTAAAGGGGCAACAGATGCTGTGAAAAAAGACGTGGTCATCGTGAGATCAAGCCGCGCAGGAAATGGAATTGTTACACATGAAAAGATGGATGATGAACATCACTTTGTCTCATCTGATTCATTAAATCCATCAAAAGCGAGAATTCTACTTATGCTGGCACTGACGGAAACAAAAAATCCAGATAAAGTGCAAACCTATTATGACCAGTATTAA